From the Theobroma cacao cultivar B97-61/B2 chromosome 2, Criollo_cocoa_genome_V2, whole genome shotgun sequence genome, one window contains:
- the LOC18609785 gene encoding uncharacterized protein At1g04910 translates to MHAKNRIPSSGHSTPSPPASPLRSPRYRHGRKSGRFGPFQPGRTIAHRLAWLLLSVLLRRQGIFLFAPLIYISGMLLYMGTVSFDVVPIVKHRPAPGSVYRSPQVYEKLKIDMCGDNSSADAISTIWRNSYKGGEWRPCVNKSFEDLPESNGYIYVEANGGLNQQRTSICNAVAVAGYLNATLLIPNFHYHSIWRDPSKFKDIYDEDSFINALKNDVRVVNKIPEYIMERFDHNLTNVYNFRIKAWSSIQYYRDVVLPKLLEERIIRISPFANRLSFDAPPAVQRLRCLANYEALRFSSPILSLGETLVTRMKELSANSGGKYVSVHLRFEEDMVAFSCCVFDGGQQEKEDMKKARERGWKGKFTKPGRVIRPGAIRINGKCPLTPLEVGLMLRGMGFDNNTYIFLASGKIYNAEKTMAPLLEMFPNLQTKEMLASEEELAPYKNFSSRMAAIDYTVCLHSEVFVTTQGGNFPHFLMGHRRYLYGGHSKTIRPDKRKLALLFDNPNIGWKSFKRQMLNMRSHSDSKGFELKRPNDSIYTFPCPDCMCRTNKSEDSRSSSAT, encoded by the exons atgcaCGCGAAAAATAGGATTCCTAGTAGCGGCCACAGCACCCCATCACCTCCGGCATCACCATTACGGTCACCGAGGTACCGCCACGGAAGGAAGTCGGGTCGGTTTGGTCCGTTCCAACCTGGGCGGACCATAGCCCATCGACTTGCATGGTTACTTCTCTCTGTTCTTCTTCGTCGACAAGGGATTTTCCTCTTTGCTCCTCTCATTTACATCTCTGGGATGCTTCTGTACATGGGCACCGTTTCGTTTGATGTGGTTCCCATTGTTAAGCATCGACCCGCACCCGGCTCTGTTTACCGGAGTCCCCAGGTTTATGAAAAGCTTAAAATCGATATGTGTGGCGATAATTCCTCCGCTGATGCG ATTTCGACTATTTGGAGAAATTCCTATAAAGGAGGAGAGTGGAGACCATGTGTAAACAAGTCTTTTGAAG ACTTACCTGAATCGAATGGTTACATATATGTTGAGGCAAATGGAGGCTTAAATCAGCAGAGGACATCG ATATGCAATGCAGTTGCTGTGGCAGGCTATCTTAATGCAACACTTCTAATCCCTAATTTCCATTATCATAGCATATGGCGGGATCCCAG CAAATTCAAAGACATCTATGATGAAGATTCTTTCATCAATGCCTTGAAGAATGATGTACGGGTTGTTAATAAGATTCCTGAGTATATAATGGAACGATTTGACCATAATCTGACCAATGTTTACAACTTCAGAATTAAAGCTTGGTCATCCATTCAATATTATAGGGATGTAGTTCTACCCAAGCTCCTTGAAGAAAG GATTATAAGGATTTCTCCTTTTGCAAACCGCTTATCATTTGATGCTCCTCCAGCTGTCCAAAGACTCAGATGCCTGGCAAATTATGAAGCTTTACGGTTTTCAAGTCCAATACTAAGTCTTGGAGAAACTTTGGTCACAAGAATGAAAGAGCTCAGTGCAAACAGTGGCGGCAAGTATGTTTCTGTACATCTTCGCTTTGAGGAG GACATGGTTGCTTTCTCTTGTTGTGTATTTGATGGTGGGcagcaagaaaaagaagacatGAAAAAAGCAAGGGAAAGAGGCTGGAAAGGAAAATTTACAAAACCTGGCCGAGTTATACGCCCTGGAGCAATCAGGATTAATGGGAAATGCCCACTCACTCCTTTAGAG GTTGGATTGATGCTTAGGGGAATGGGATTTGATAacaatacatatatatttttggcATCTGGAAAAATATACAATGCTGAGAAAACAATGGCTCCGTTATTGGAAATGTTTCCAAACTTGCAAACAAAAGAGATGCTGGCATCAGAGGAAGAACTTGCTCCATATAAG AACTTTTCTTCCAGGATGGCTGCCATAGACTATACTGTTTGCCTTCATAGTGAGGTATTTGTCACAACTCAAGGTGGAAattttcctcattttctgATGGGCCACAGGAGATACTTGTATGGAGGACACTCCAAGACAATTCGACCAGACAAGCGAAAGTTAGCATTGCTGTTTGATAATCCTAATATCGG ATGGAAAAGTTTCAAGCGTCAAATGCTGAATATGCGGTCTCATAGTGACTCGAAGGGATTTGAACTGAAAAGGCCAAATGATTCAATATATACCTTCCCATGCCCCGATTGCATGTGTCGTACAAACAAATCAGAAGATTCAAGATCATCATCAGCTACGTGA
- the LOC18609786 gene encoding phytanoyl-CoA dioxygenase, with the protein MGIVGNLSPEQLHSFNSQGFFVMESFASPEEIGAMRKRMDELLQDFDPSTTASIFSTKNQLKLTSEYFYESAEKISFFFEEKAFDDDGNLKQSKELSINKVGHALHEIDPVFKEISCSQKVSSLLFSLGYKRPVIIQSMYIFKQPGIGGEVTPHQDNSFLYTEPKSCTGLWLALEDATIVNGCLWAIPESQKNGLVRRFIRGEDGVYFDQPSPSYDQKDFVPIEVKAGSLVVIHGDLIHQSFENQSPKSRHAYSLHVVDTDGCKWAEDNWIKRKVEPEPLYAS; encoded by the exons ATGGGAATCGTCGGAAATCTCTCTCCAGAGCAGCTCCACTCTTTCAACTCTCAAG gtTTTTTTGTGATGGAATCATTTGCGAGCCCTGAAGAAATTGGAGCTATGAGAAAGAGAATGGACGAATTGCTTCAAGACTTCGACCCCTCCACCACCGCTTCTATTTTCTCCACCAAAAATCag CTAAAGTTGACCAGTGAATACTTCTACGAAAGTGCTGAAaagatttcctttttctttgaag AAAAAGcatttgatgatgatggaaACTTAAAGCAATCCAAGGAACTTTCTATTAATAAAGTTGGGCATG CATTACATGAGATTGACCCAGTGTTCAAAGAAATCTCTTGCTCACAAAAAGTTTCTAGTTTGCTATTCTCCTTAGGTTACAAGAGGCCAGTGATCATTCAGTCAATGTATATTTTTAAG CAACCAGGTATAGGAGGTGAAGTAACTCCACACCAGGATAACTCTTTTCTTTATACTGAACCTAAAAGTTGCACCGGGCTGTGGCTTGCTCTAGAAGATGCAACAATTGTAAACGGCTGCCTTTGGGCCATTCCTGAATCTCAAAAAA ATGGCCTTGTTAGAAGGTTCATTAGGGGTGAAGATGGAGTGTACTTTGATCAGCCTTCCCCTTCCTATGACCAGAAGGATTTTGTGCCTATTGAAGTGAAAGCTGGGTCTTTGGTTGTAATTCATGGTGATCTTATTCATCAAAG TTTTGAAAATCAATCTCCAAAATCAAGGCATGCATACAGCTTGCATGTGGTAGATACTGATGGCTGCAAGTGGGCAGAAGATAATTG GATCAAAAGAAAAGTGGAGCCAGAGCCCCTCTACGCATCTTGA
- the LOC18609788 gene encoding WUSCHEL-related homeobox 6, translated as MYIYHRIFFANSLLRCFFNMGYPHNTDLNLSHHSFNNAKPSPLIPKPNPACPRNTTIISSAPSPCHAIRKAELSEHPLGTSRWNPTPEQLLALEELYRRGTRTPSAAQIQQIATRLRRFGKIEGKNVFYWFQNHKARERQKRRRELETEQELKQCDTERFEKKEPGSATTGCEIEQTKNKGPPSNFSKRSEELILTHGVAAAESGPNKWMQIQEKELQQTKSTAGRVSTWQAMELSCSPIYLINSMTATSLATARASNTQNLCSLKPHQENITTLEDENREDKTLELFPLGSNDRNGINISKKDTTQVPITALNTTFTPNQYFEFLPLKN; from the exons atgtatatatatcatcGTATATTCTTTGCAAATAGCCTGCTTCGTTGCTTCTTCAACATGGGATATCCCCATAATACTGACCTCAACTTGTCTCATCATTCATTCAACAATGCAAAGCCTTCACCCTTGATTCCAAAGCCTAACCCTGCCTGCCCCAGAAACACTACTATTATCTCTTCTGCACCCTCTCCTTGCCATG CTATAAGAAAGGCAGAACTGAGTGAGCATCCCTTAGGGACTTCACGTTGGAATCCAACGCCAGAGCAGTTACTGGCCCTGGAGGAACTCTATCGACGTGGGACACGAACGCCTTCGGCTGCACAAATCCAACAAATAGCTACGCGGCTTCGGAGGTTTGGTAAGATTGAAGGGAAGAATGTCTTTTACTGGTTCCAAAACCATAAGGCAAGAGAACGTCAAAAACGCCGCCGCGAACTGGAGACTGAACAAGAACTAAAACAATGTGACACTGAGAGGTTTGAAAAGAAGGAACCAG GGTCTGCAACCACGGGCTGTGAAATTGAACAGACAAAGAACAAGGGTCCTCCTTCAAACTTCAGTAAACGTTCAGAG GAGCTCATTTTAACGCATGGAGTAGCAGCAGCAGAGAGTGGACCAAATAAGTGGATGCAAATTCAGGAGAAGGAATTGCAACAGACAAAGAGTACAGCTGGGAGAGTTTCAACGTGGCAAGCTATGGAATTGTCCTGTTCACCAATTTACCTCATAAACAGCATGACCGCAACTTCATTGGCCACTGCGAGGGCTTCCAACACTCAAAATTTATGCTCACTCAAACCCCACCAAGAAAATATTACCACTCTTGAAGATGAAAACAGAGAAGATAAGACCCTTGAGCTGTTTCCCCTTGGAAGCAACGATCGCAACGGCATTAATATCAGCAAGAAAGACACCACCCAAGTGCCCATCACAGCCTTAAATACAACCTTCACCCCAAACCAGTATTTTGAGTTTCTTCCTCTGAAGAACTGA
- the LOC18609789 gene encoding uncharacterized protein LOC18609789, translated as MCSQRALKPSKALEDVHGVQVVSHSPFALEEINQHGDFQHTHDKSFITANQPLLIQVWQQRPACLRPVRCCMQGDQNLLETVANVLTSLPFIALGIQAPRKNLNTKLYANSLIGVGVTSTLYHSSRGKLRKYLRWADYTMIATATVCLSRALRNENPKLLMAASALLLPVQPLMVSAVHTGMMEVAFAKRALKDPELRMVHNVHKMSSMLGGVLFIADDVFPSTPFLHAAWHLAAAVGVGTCNKLLE; from the exons ATGTGTTCCCAAAGGGCATTGAAACCTAGTAAAGCCTTAGAGGATGTACATGGGGTGCAAGTAGTTTCTCATTCACCATTTGCATTGGAGGAGATTAACCAACATGGGGACTTCCAGCACACTCATGATAAATCATTTATTACAGCAAATCAACCACTACTGATTCa AGTATGGCAGCAGAGACCAGCTTGTTTAAGGCCTGTAAGATGTTGTATGCAAG GGGACCAGAATCTTCTAGAGACAGTTGCCAATGTGTTAACATCACTTCCTTTTATTGCTCTTGGGATCCAGGCCCCAAG GAAAAATTTGAACACTAAGCTGTATGCTAATTCACTCATTGGAGTTGGAGTTACATCTACTTTGTATCATTCTTCTAGAGGAAAGCTGAGGAAGTATTTAAGGTGGGCTGATTATACAATGATAGCCACAGCAACAGTG TGTCTATCAAGAGCCCTTAGAAATGAGAACCCAAAGTTACTGATGGCAGCATCTGCTTTACTTCTACCTGTCCAGCCTCTGATGGTTTCAGCTGTTCACACTGGAATGATGGAG GTAGCATTTGCAAAAAGAGCATTAAAAGATCCAGAACTAAGAATGGTTCACAATGTGcacaagatgtcatcaatgcTGGGAGGTGTTCTTTTCATTGCAGATGATGTGTTTCCTAGTACTCCTTTCCTGCATGCTGCATGGCATCTTGCCGCAGCTGTTGGTGTTGGCACGTGTAATAAGCTTCTTGAGTAG